In one Staphylococcus lutrae genomic region, the following are encoded:
- a CDS encoding TatD family hydrolase translates to MLIDTHVHLNADQYDKDLDEVIQRALDAGVDRMFVVGFDTKTIERAMQLIEAYDFIYAIIGWHPVDAIDFTQERLEWIEALSAHPKVIGIGEMGLDYHWDKSPKEVQKEVFRQQIALAKRVKLPIIIHNREATQDCIDILIESHAEEVGGIMHSFSGSPEIADIVTKQLNFYISLGGPVTFKNAKQPKEVAKHVPLDRLLVETDAPYLTPHPYRGKRNEPARVTLVAEEIAKLRGISYEEVARQTTENAERLFGL, encoded by the coding sequence ATGTTAATTGATACACACGTACATTTAAACGCAGATCAGTATGACAAAGATTTAGACGAGGTCATTCAACGTGCATTAGATGCCGGGGTTGATCGTATGTTTGTTGTCGGTTTTGATACTAAGACAATAGAACGTGCGATGCAGCTCATTGAAGCGTATGATTTTATCTATGCCATTATTGGTTGGCATCCTGTTGATGCGATTGATTTTACGCAAGAACGATTAGAATGGATAGAGGCATTATCCGCACACCCTAAAGTGATTGGAATAGGGGAGATGGGGTTGGATTACCATTGGGATAAATCCCCTAAAGAGGTACAAAAAGAAGTATTTCGTCAACAAATTGCTTTGGCCAAACGTGTGAAATTGCCTATCATCATTCATAATCGTGAAGCGACTCAAGATTGTATTGATATTTTGATCGAGTCACATGCAGAAGAAGTGGGGGGCATTATGCACAGTTTTAGTGGTTCTCCAGAAATTGCTGACATTGTAACGAAGCAGTTAAACTTTTATATTTCATTAGGTGGACCTGTGACGTTTAAAAATGCGAAACAGCCAAAAGAAGTTGCTAAACATGTGCCACTTGACCGTCTGCTCGTTGAAACGGATGCACCTTATTTAACGCCGCATCCGTATCGGGGAAAACGTAATGAGCCAGCACGTGTGACATTAGTAGCAGAAGAAATTGCAAAGCTGCGGGGAATTTCTTATGAAGAAGTGGCACGACAAACAACAGAAAATGCAGAGCGATTATTTGGTTTGTAA
- the rnmV gene encoding ribonuclease M5 translates to MKINEFIVVEGRDDTERVQRAVTCDTIETNGSAIDEDVIDVIRRAQETRGVIVFTDPDFPGDKIRTIIREAVPGVKHAFIDRELAKSKRGKIGVEHASLDAIREALMHVSTPFSEAQERISKAVLIELGLIIGPDARYRRNLLGKRLHIGHSNGKQLIKKLNAFGYTEADVRRALEEE, encoded by the coding sequence TTGAAGATCAATGAATTTATTGTAGTAGAAGGCCGAGATGATACTGAACGTGTACAACGTGCGGTGACTTGTGACACCATCGAAACGAATGGTAGTGCGATAGATGAGGATGTGATTGATGTCATACGCCGAGCGCAAGAAACACGTGGGGTGATTGTCTTCACAGATCCTGATTTCCCAGGTGATAAAATTAGAACGATCATTCGCGAAGCTGTTCCAGGTGTCAAACATGCATTTATCGATCGTGAATTGGCTAAAAGCAAACGTGGAAAAATTGGTGTAGAACATGCGAGTTTAGACGCAATCCGTGAAGCTTTAATGCATGTATCTACCCCGTTTTCAGAAGCACAAGAGCGTATTAGTAAGGCGGTGTTGATTGAGTTAGGGCTCATTATAGGTCCTGATGCAAGATATCGTCGTAATTTGCTCGGTAAGCGACTACACATTGGTCATTCAAATGGTAAACAATTAATAAAAAAGCTTAACGCATTCGGATATACAGAAGCGGATGTCCGTCGAGCGTTAGAAGAGGAGTAA